The following are from one region of the Actinoplanes sp. L3-i22 genome:
- the purL gene encoding phosphoribosylformylglycinamidine synthase subunit PurL, which yields MADSYADGPDTVEKAEQSSDDLQPYADLGLKDDEYAKIKEILGRRPTASELAMYSIMWSEHCSYKSSKVHLREFVAKVPKNTRMLAGIGENAGVVQVSDDLAVTFKVESHNHPSYVEPYQGAATGVGGIVRDILAMGARPIAVMDPLRFGAADHPDTARVLPGVVAGIGGYGNCLGLPNIGGEIVFDPTYQGNPLVNALSIGVMPVERLQKKEATGTGNIVVLMGARTGRDGIGGVSVLASATFDEEAEQRRPSVQVGDPFMEKLLIESCLELYDAGLVSGIQDLGGAGLTCALTETAAAAGTGMRVWLERVPLREASMSPTEILASESQERMLLIVTPENLDAVLKVAEKWGVWATAIGEVTAAAGDGTPGRLLITWNDHVVVDVPPGSLADDGPVYNRPMREPSDLILLQADRAETLHRPSTGDELRETVLRMIASPNLCDKTWVTEQYDRYVLGNTVLAQPEDSGVLRLDEETNLGVALSVDGNGRFARLDPYEGAKLSLAEAYRNVAVTGAEPIAVSDCLNFGSPEDPAVMWQFAQAVNGLADGCQQLGIPVTGGNVSFYNQTGAAAIHPTPVIGVLGLFDDVTRRIPMGFPKPATAEGDLLFLLGETRAELSGSEWAWVTHSHLGGRPPKVDLAVEQSLGKLMARASQTGLVAAAHDLSDGGLAQVLVESCLRHEVGAKVTFPAGGESAFVQLFSESAGRALVAVPRGHETAFVALAAEFGVPLTRIGVTSPEAALEVADQFSIPLGELRTVWSATLPKLFGGPAFAGAPVVEPVAEVEAEVAEVRSVTLELTESKAPDES from the coding sequence CTGGCCGACAGCTACGCGGACGGGCCGGACACCGTCGAGAAGGCGGAGCAGTCCTCGGACGACCTCCAGCCGTACGCGGATCTCGGCCTCAAGGACGACGAGTACGCGAAGATCAAGGAGATCCTCGGCCGCCGGCCGACCGCCTCCGAGCTCGCGATGTACTCGATCATGTGGAGTGAGCACTGCTCGTACAAGTCGAGCAAGGTGCATCTGCGCGAGTTCGTCGCCAAGGTCCCGAAGAACACCCGGATGCTCGCCGGCATCGGCGAGAACGCGGGCGTCGTGCAGGTCTCCGACGACCTGGCGGTGACCTTCAAGGTCGAGTCGCACAACCACCCGAGCTACGTGGAGCCCTACCAGGGCGCGGCCACCGGCGTCGGCGGCATCGTGCGGGACATCCTGGCGATGGGCGCCCGCCCGATCGCGGTGATGGACCCGCTGCGCTTCGGTGCGGCCGACCACCCGGACACCGCCCGCGTGCTGCCCGGCGTGGTGGCCGGCATCGGCGGCTACGGCAACTGCCTGGGCCTGCCGAACATCGGTGGCGAGATCGTCTTCGACCCGACGTACCAGGGCAATCCGCTGGTCAACGCGTTGAGCATCGGCGTCATGCCGGTCGAGCGGCTGCAGAAGAAGGAAGCCACCGGCACCGGCAACATCGTCGTGCTGATGGGCGCGCGGACCGGCCGGGACGGCATCGGCGGGGTCTCCGTGCTGGCGTCCGCCACCTTCGACGAGGAGGCCGAGCAGCGCCGCCCGTCGGTGCAGGTCGGCGACCCGTTCATGGAGAAGCTGCTGATCGAGAGCTGCCTGGAGCTGTACGACGCCGGCCTGGTCTCCGGCATCCAGGATCTCGGCGGCGCCGGCCTGACCTGCGCGCTCACCGAGACCGCCGCGGCGGCCGGCACCGGCATGCGGGTCTGGCTGGAGCGGGTCCCGCTGCGCGAGGCCTCGATGTCGCCGACCGAGATCCTGGCCAGCGAGTCGCAGGAGCGGATGCTCCTGATCGTCACGCCGGAGAACCTGGACGCGGTGCTCAAGGTCGCCGAGAAGTGGGGCGTCTGGGCCACCGCGATCGGCGAGGTCACCGCGGCCGCCGGGGACGGCACCCCGGGCCGCCTGCTGATCACCTGGAACGACCACGTCGTGGTGGACGTGCCGCCCGGCTCGCTCGCCGACGACGGCCCGGTCTACAACCGGCCGATGCGCGAGCCGTCCGACCTGATCCTGCTGCAGGCGGACCGGGCCGAGACGCTGCACCGCCCGTCGACCGGTGACGAGCTGCGCGAGACCGTGCTGCGGATGATCGCGTCGCCGAACCTGTGCGACAAGACCTGGGTCACCGAGCAGTACGACCGGTACGTGCTCGGCAACACCGTGCTGGCCCAGCCGGAGGACTCCGGCGTGCTGCGGCTCGACGAGGAGACGAACCTCGGCGTGGCGCTGTCGGTGGACGGCAACGGGCGGTTCGCGCGGCTCGATCCGTACGAGGGCGCCAAGCTGTCGCTGGCCGAGGCGTACCGGAACGTCGCCGTCACCGGCGCCGAGCCGATCGCGGTCTCCGACTGCCTGAACTTCGGCTCGCCCGAGGACCCGGCCGTGATGTGGCAGTTCGCCCAGGCCGTGAACGGTCTGGCGGACGGCTGCCAGCAGCTCGGCATCCCGGTGACCGGCGGCAACGTCAGCTTCTACAACCAGACCGGCGCCGCCGCGATCCACCCGACCCCGGTGATCGGCGTGCTCGGCCTGTTCGACGACGTCACCCGGCGCATCCCGATGGGCTTCCCGAAGCCGGCCACGGCCGAGGGTGACCTGCTCTTCCTGCTCGGCGAGACCCGGGCCGAACTGTCCGGCTCGGAGTGGGCCTGGGTGACCCACAGCCACCTCGGTGGCCGTCCGCCCAAGGTCGACCTGGCGGTCGAGCAGTCGCTCGGCAAGCTGATGGCCCGGGCGTCGCAGACCGGCCTGGTCGCCGCGGCGCACGACCTCTCCGACGGTGGCCTGGCCCAGGTGCTGGTGGAGAGCTGCCTGCGGCACGAGGTGGGCGCCAAGGTGACCTTCCCAGCCGGTGGCGAGTCGGCGTTCGTCCAGCTGTTCAGTGAGTCGGCGGGGCGGGCCCTGGTGGCCGTGCCGCGCGGGCACGAGACGGCGTTCGTCGCGCTGGCGGCCGAGTTCGGCGTCCCGCTCACCCGGATCGGGGTCACCTCCCCGGAGGCGGCGCTCGAGGTGGCGGACCAGTTCTCGATCCCGCTGGGCGAGCTGCGGACGGTCTGGTCGGCAACCCTGCCGAAGCTGTTCGGTGGGCCGGCGTTCGCCGGTGCGCCGGTGGTGGAGCCGGTCGCCGAGGTCGAGGCCGAGGTGGCCGAGGTCCGTTCGGTGACGCTGGAGCTGACCGAGTCGAAGGCGCCGGACGAGTCCTGA
- a CDS encoding carboxypeptidase regulatory-like domain-containing protein produces the protein MAGVQTVALAAAGDPTITINVPGQADPGANVDVAYTVDNTSQDPATQDVNVSISAGGGAQCASCQTGSVKAGQKGDFSATIRMPNVAAGQKASATVTIKAGNASQTSTITVNGPAAAQTVRQVSGKVKDGDGNGLAGATVGIQDSQGHAYSMASNGDGSFAFTSSDASPISPGKITVGAKMNGYKSAATSVTGTAGRSASATVTLKALASASASASASPSTSVSAPVADELSDEPTDDDTSDAAAAPAGDASNTASDSGGSSWLLIVMGGLLVAAGIGAMVLVWMRRKNAAKNDDDTNGGGGYGSPNGPIGSPSGPGRFAGADATRVAAPAGGMRNDATMVAGAGMGAGMGMGGGLGDAPTMIHRPPVEDEFPDPYGAPAPPQGGFLGSNSSQWDNQQGGGNYGGQQPAGGGNYGGATSVYGAQGGGYDNGPAQPQGGQGQPRFDEHTSMYQPDNGGYDEQAGYGAQAGYDQQAGYGAQGGYDQQGGYGTQQAGYDQHGGAYGAQPAGGYDQGGYDQGGYDQQAGYGAQAGYDQQAGYGAQGGGYDQQGGYDQQGGYGTQQAGYDQHGGAYGGQPAAPQPGQPGYGGNPQQPQQPGYDQHGNAYGQNPNRRNREWDE, from the coding sequence GTGGCCGGCGTTCAGACGGTCGCCTTGGCAGCAGCAGGTGACCCCACCATCACCATCAACGTCCCCGGACAAGCCGACCCCGGCGCGAACGTAGACGTAGCGTACACGGTCGATAACACGTCGCAAGATCCCGCCACGCAGGACGTCAACGTCTCGATCAGTGCCGGCGGCGGGGCCCAGTGCGCGAGCTGCCAGACCGGGTCGGTCAAGGCGGGCCAGAAGGGCGACTTCTCGGCGACCATCCGGATGCCGAACGTCGCGGCCGGCCAGAAGGCGTCCGCGACGGTGACCATCAAGGCCGGCAACGCGAGCCAGACCTCGACCATCACGGTGAACGGCCCGGCCGCGGCACAGACCGTCCGGCAGGTGTCCGGCAAGGTGAAGGACGGCGACGGCAACGGCCTCGCCGGCGCGACCGTCGGCATCCAGGACAGCCAGGGCCACGCCTATTCGATGGCGTCGAACGGCGACGGCAGCTTCGCCTTCACCTCCTCGGACGCCAGCCCGATCTCGCCCGGCAAGATCACCGTCGGGGCCAAGATGAACGGCTACAAGAGCGCGGCCACCTCGGTCACCGGCACGGCCGGCAGGAGCGCGAGCGCGACGGTCACGCTGAAGGCGCTGGCCTCGGCGTCCGCGTCGGCGTCGGCCTCGCCCAGTACCTCGGTCAGCGCGCCGGTGGCCGACGAGCTCAGCGACGAACCGACCGACGACGACACCAGCGACGCGGCCGCCGCCCCGGCGGGCGACGCGTCGAACACCGCCTCGGACAGCGGCGGCAGCTCCTGGCTGCTGATCGTGATGGGCGGCCTGCTCGTCGCCGCCGGTATCGGCGCGATGGTCCTGGTCTGGATGCGCCGGAAGAACGCCGCGAAGAACGACGACGACACCAACGGCGGTGGCGGCTACGGCAGCCCCAACGGCCCGATCGGCAGCCCGTCCGGCCCCGGCCGGTTCGCCGGCGCCGATGCCACCCGGGTGGCCGCGCCGGCCGGTGGCATGCGCAACGACGCGACCATGGTCGCCGGCGCCGGAATGGGCGCGGGCATGGGCATGGGCGGCGGTCTGGGCGACGCGCCCACGATGATCCACCGACCGCCGGTCGAGGACGAGTTCCCCGACCCGTACGGTGCTCCGGCCCCGCCGCAGGGCGGCTTCCTCGGCTCGAACAGCAGCCAGTGGGACAACCAGCAGGGCGGCGGCAACTACGGTGGCCAGCAGCCCGCCGGCGGTGGCAACTACGGCGGCGCGACGAGCGTCTACGGCGCCCAGGGCGGTGGCTACGACAACGGTCCGGCCCAGCCCCAGGGTGGCCAGGGCCAGCCGCGCTTCGACGAGCACACCAGCATGTACCAGCCGGACAACGGCGGGTATGACGAGCAGGCGGGCTACGGCGCTCAGGCCGGCTACGACCAGCAGGCCGGTTACGGCGCCCAGGGCGGGTACGACCAGCAGGGTGGCTACGGCACCCAGCAGGCCGGCTACGACCAGCACGGCGGGGCGTACGGTGCCCAGCCCGCCGGCGGCTACGACCAGGGTGGCTACGACCAGGGTGGCTACGACCAGCAGGCCGGTTACGGCGCTCAGGCCGGCTACGACCAGCAGGCCGGCTACGGCGCCCAGGGCGGCGGCTACGACCAGCAGGGCGGTTATGACCAGCAGGGTGGCTACGGCACCCAGCAGGCCGGCTACGACCAGCACGGCGGGGCGTACGGCGGTCAGCCCGCCGCCCCCCAGCCCGGTCAGCCCGGCTACGGCGGTAACCCGCAGCAGCCGCAGCAGCCCGGTTACGACCAGCACGGCAACGCGTACGGGCAGAACCCGAACCGCCGCAACCGCGAGTGGGACGAGTGA
- a CDS encoding sterol carrier family protein, with the protein MSPAHNKSESVSEALDALDRGDEPDRTVLRDAVRALLTELSGRAPGRSVEVRIPPFGAIQCVPGPRHTRGTPPNVVETDPKTWLLVATGRLAWAEAVRDGRLRASGIRTDLSEYLPLTPE; encoded by the coding sequence ATGTCGCCTGCGCACAATAAATCCGAGTCCGTGTCCGAAGCGCTGGACGCGCTGGACCGGGGAGACGAACCTGACCGGACAGTCCTGCGAGATGCGGTCCGAGCACTGCTGACCGAGTTGTCCGGACGTGCGCCTGGCCGTTCGGTGGAGGTACGAATTCCACCTTTCGGTGCGATTCAGTGTGTCCCGGGACCTCGGCACACCCGCGGCACACCGCCCAATGTGGTCGAAACGGATCCGAAGACCTGGCTGCTCGTGGCCACCGGCCGCCTCGCGTGGGCAGAAGCGGTCCGTGACGGACGTCTCCGAGCTAGCGGAATCCGGACCGATCTGAGTGAGTACCTGCCGTTGACCCCGGAATGA
- the purF gene encoding amidophosphoribosyltransferase: MPRGDGLLTDDLDPQERGPQDACGVFGVWAPEEEVAKLTYFGLYALQHRGQEAAGIAVSDGSGVVVYKDIGLVSQVFDEPTLASLRGHLAIGHARYSTTGGSNWENAQPTIRATTAGTTIALAHNGNLVNTAELAKEIADRGLDVGDSTSDTAMVTALLAARPDLSVEAAAMEVLPTLRGAFSFVFMDEHTLYAARDAQGVRPLVLGRMERGWVVASETAALDITGASFVREVEPGEIIAIDEHGLRSTRFAAPEPKGCLFEYVYLARPDTTIAGRNIYSARVEVGRKLAKEHPVEADLVIGVPESGIPAAIGYAEASGIPYSAGFMKNAYVGRTFIQPSQTIRQLGIRLKLNPLREVVRGKRIVVIDDSIVRGNTQRAQIRMLREAGALEIHVRISSPPVKWPCFYGIDFATRAELIANGLEIDGIRRSIGADSLGYVSLDNLVQATEQPKSRLCMACFTGEYPIELPAADLIGKHVLEGVGRRAAMPSASQRAAESAVAGLEADYEAREHADDHAAPVPLVASPGGANALHHP, encoded by the coding sequence GTGCCCCGAGGCGACGGCCTACTGACCGACGATCTCGACCCCCAGGAGCGCGGCCCCCAGGATGCCTGTGGAGTCTTCGGTGTCTGGGCCCCCGAGGAAGAGGTCGCCAAACTTACGTACTTCGGGCTCTACGCACTCCAGCACCGCGGCCAGGAGGCTGCCGGCATCGCGGTGAGTGACGGGTCCGGTGTCGTCGTCTACAAGGACATCGGCCTGGTCTCCCAGGTCTTCGACGAGCCGACCCTGGCGAGCCTGCGCGGCCATCTCGCGATCGGTCACGCGCGCTACTCCACCACCGGCGGCTCCAACTGGGAGAACGCGCAGCCCACGATCCGGGCCACCACGGCCGGGACGACGATCGCGCTGGCCCACAACGGCAACCTGGTGAACACGGCCGAGCTCGCCAAGGAGATCGCCGACCGCGGTCTCGACGTGGGCGACTCCACCTCCGACACGGCGATGGTCACCGCGCTGCTGGCGGCCCGCCCCGACCTCTCGGTCGAGGCCGCGGCCATGGAGGTGCTGCCGACCCTGCGCGGTGCGTTCAGCTTCGTGTTCATGGACGAGCACACCCTCTACGCCGCGCGCGACGCCCAGGGCGTGCGCCCGCTGGTGCTCGGCCGGATGGAGCGCGGCTGGGTGGTGGCGAGCGAGACCGCCGCGCTGGACATCACCGGCGCCAGCTTCGTCCGTGAGGTCGAGCCGGGCGAGATCATCGCGATCGACGAGCACGGCCTGCGCTCCACCCGGTTCGCCGCGCCCGAGCCCAAGGGCTGCCTGTTCGAGTATGTGTACCTGGCCCGCCCGGACACCACGATCGCCGGCCGCAACATCTACTCCGCCCGGGTCGAGGTCGGCCGCAAGCTGGCCAAGGAGCACCCGGTCGAGGCCGACCTGGTGATCGGGGTCCCGGAGTCCGGCATCCCGGCCGCGATCGGCTATGCCGAGGCGTCCGGCATTCCGTACAGCGCCGGCTTCATGAAGAACGCGTACGTCGGCCGGACCTTCATCCAGCCCTCGCAGACCATCCGCCAGCTCGGTATCCGGCTCAAGCTGAACCCGCTGCGCGAGGTGGTCCGGGGCAAGCGGATCGTGGTGATCGACGACTCGATCGTGCGCGGCAACACCCAGCGCGCCCAGATCCGGATGCTCCGCGAGGCCGGCGCCCTGGAGATCCACGTCCGGATCTCGTCGCCGCCGGTGAAATGGCCGTGCTTCTACGGCATCGACTTCGCCACCCGCGCCGAGCTGATCGCCAACGGCCTGGAGATCGACGGCATCCGCCGCTCGATCGGCGCCGACAGCCTGGGCTACGTCTCGCTGGACAATCTGGTCCAGGCGACCGAGCAGCCCAAGTCCCGGCTCTGCATGGCCTGCTTCACCGGGGAGTACCCGATTGAGCTGCCGGCCGCCGACCTGATCGGCAAGCACGTGCTGGAGGGGGTCGGCCGCCGGGCCGCGATGCCGAGCGCCTCGCAGCGGGCGGCCGAGAGTGCCGTCGCCGGGCTCGAGGCCGACTACGAGGCCCGCGAGCACGCGGACGATCACGCGGCACCGGTGCCGCTGGTCGCCAGTCCGGGCGGCGCGAACGCGCTGCACCACCCGTGA
- the purM gene encoding phosphoribosylformylglycinamidine cyclo-ligase, whose protein sequence is MTHVSERSAGSNGAEGGDRQPWTAGAGRGPRKRSATYAAAGVSIDAGDRAVELLKSKVKKTTRPEVMGDLGGFSGLFKLNTAKYKSPILASSTDGVGTKLVIAQQLDIHDTIGIDLVAMVVDDLVACGAEPLFLLDYIACGEVVPDKIAEIGAGIADGCRYAGCALLGGETAEHPGVLRPDEYDVSATGVGVVEESEILGKERVEVGDAVIAMRSSGLHSNGYSLVRHVLLGAGRMRLDTVVDDFGTSRTLGEELLTPTKIYAKDCLGLIEETDVRAFSHVTGGGIPGNLNRVLPPTMDAVVDRSTWRPQPIFDLIQAKGRIEDSEMESTFNMGVGMFAVVSSDDADRAMAYLAGRGVEAWQVGEVLEGTGQVQMMGSYTRG, encoded by the coding sequence GTGACGCACGTGTCCGAGCGCAGTGCCGGATCGAACGGCGCTGAGGGCGGCGACCGACAGCCGTGGACGGCGGGCGCCGGCCGCGGGCCGCGCAAGCGCTCCGCGACGTACGCGGCGGCCGGTGTCTCGATCGATGCCGGTGACCGGGCCGTCGAGCTGCTCAAGTCCAAGGTGAAGAAGACCACCCGCCCGGAGGTCATGGGCGACCTGGGCGGCTTCTCCGGCCTGTTCAAGCTCAACACCGCGAAGTACAAGAGCCCGATCCTGGCCTCGTCCACCGACGGCGTGGGCACCAAGCTGGTCATCGCCCAGCAGCTCGACATCCACGACACGATCGGCATCGACCTGGTCGCCATGGTCGTCGACGACCTGGTGGCGTGTGGCGCCGAGCCGCTGTTCCTGCTCGACTACATCGCCTGCGGCGAGGTCGTGCCGGACAAGATCGCCGAGATCGGCGCCGGCATCGCGGACGGCTGCCGGTACGCCGGTTGTGCCCTGCTCGGTGGCGAGACCGCCGAGCACCCGGGCGTGCTGCGCCCGGACGAGTACGACGTCTCCGCCACCGGCGTCGGCGTGGTCGAGGAGAGCGAGATCCTCGGCAAGGAGCGGGTCGAGGTGGGTGACGCGGTGATCGCGATGCGCTCGTCCGGCCTGCACTCGAACGGCTACTCGCTGGTCCGCCACGTGCTGCTGGGCGCCGGCCGGATGCGCCTGGACACCGTGGTCGACGACTTCGGCACCTCGCGCACCCTGGGCGAGGAACTGCTGACCCCCACCAAGATCTACGCCAAGGACTGCCTGGGCCTGATCGAGGAGACCGACGTCCGGGCGTTCTCGCACGTCACCGGCGGCGGCATCCCCGGCAACCTGAACCGGGTGCTCCCGCCGACCATGGACGCCGTGGTGGACCGGTCCACCTGGCGCCCGCAGCCGATCTTCGACCTGATCCAGGCCAAGGGCCGGATCGAGGACTCGGAGATGGAGTCGACCTTCAACATGGGCGTCGGCATGTTCGCGGTCGTCTCCTCGGACGACGCGGACCGCGCGATGGCCTACCTGGCCGGCCGCGGTGTCGAGGCCTGGCAGGTCGGCGAGGTGCTGGAGGGCACCGGCCAGGTGCAGATGATGGGTTCGTACACCCGGGGCTGA
- the amcB gene encoding cyclophane-forming radical SAM peptide maturase AmcB yields the protein MRGISAEPGYVVMQPTTLCNLACNYCYLPFRRENRKMPVAVAEAVAAEIADFARAGRFSVVWHGGEPLAAGAEHLAALFAPFGAGVEHHVQTNATLIDDAWCEFFKAHDVRVSVSVDGPRQHNGERVDRGGKPAYDLITKGIDALRRHGIPFSTLCVVSDLRPGMATELYEYFLGLGCEVLGINVEEQEGVNLRLNRHDPATVSAFWAELVGAWRKAPTIHLREIEWSLRYAAAVLDGTADELLPRRLDPIPTIAQDGSVVLLSPELAGFHDPRYGDFTSGNVLTTPLRQLLAAASDTPWIAEFLRGVEACRQSCPYFGFCGGAHAANRYFEHGRFDVTETNHCRNSKIRLLEGVLDHARDHEATAV from the coding sequence ATGCGGGGCATCTCGGCAGAACCCGGCTACGTCGTCATGCAGCCGACTACTCTGTGCAACCTGGCCTGCAATTACTGTTACCTGCCGTTCCGACGGGAGAACCGGAAGATGCCGGTCGCCGTCGCCGAGGCGGTGGCCGCCGAGATCGCCGACTTCGCGCGGGCCGGCCGGTTCTCCGTGGTCTGGCACGGCGGCGAGCCGCTGGCCGCCGGGGCGGAGCATCTGGCCGCCCTGTTCGCGCCGTTCGGTGCGGGCGTGGAGCACCACGTGCAGACGAACGCGACGCTGATCGACGACGCCTGGTGCGAGTTCTTCAAGGCGCACGACGTCCGGGTCAGCGTGAGCGTGGACGGGCCCCGGCAGCACAACGGCGAGCGGGTGGACCGGGGCGGCAAGCCGGCCTACGACCTGATCACCAAGGGGATCGACGCGCTGCGGCGGCACGGCATCCCGTTCTCCACCCTGTGCGTGGTCTCCGACCTGCGTCCGGGCATGGCCACCGAGCTGTACGAGTATTTTCTCGGCCTGGGCTGCGAGGTGCTCGGCATCAACGTCGAGGAGCAGGAGGGGGTGAACCTCCGGCTGAACCGGCACGACCCGGCCACGGTCAGCGCGTTCTGGGCGGAGCTGGTCGGGGCCTGGCGCAAGGCGCCCACGATCCACCTGCGGGAGATCGAATGGTCGCTGCGCTACGCCGCGGCGGTTCTCGACGGCACGGCGGACGAGTTGCTGCCCCGGCGGCTGGACCCGATCCCGACGATCGCGCAGGACGGCTCGGTGGTGCTGCTCTCACCCGAGCTGGCCGGCTTCCACGATCCGCGGTACGGGGACTTCACCAGTGGCAACGTGCTCACCACCCCGCTGCGGCAGCTGCTCGCGGCGGCGTCGGACACCCCGTGGATCGCGGAGTTCCTCCGCGGGGTCGAGGCGTGCCGGCAGAGCTGTCCCTACTTCGGCTTCTGTGGCGGCGCCCACGCGGCCAACCGCTACTTCGAACACGGCAGGTTCGACGTCACCGAGACGAACCATTGCCGGAACAGCAAGATTCGCCTACTGGAGGGAGTGCTGGACCATGCCCGAGATCACGAGGCCACGGCCGTCTGA
- the amcA gene encoding multiple cyclophane-containing RiPP AmcA translates to MPEITRPRPSDGVETDPVSARVHDTRDGLAALIAEAEVARRQRAEETSQDDGSAVCAWNHFENIPTFYNWNNRPR, encoded by the coding sequence ATGCCCGAGATCACGAGGCCACGGCCGTCTGACGGCGTGGAGACGGATCCGGTGTCGGCACGGGTGCACGACACTCGGGACGGCCTGGCCGCGCTCATCGCGGAGGCGGAAGTGGCTCGTCGGCAGCGCGCCGAGGAGACGTCACAGGATGACGGCTCGGCGGTGTGCGCCTGGAACCACTTCGAGAACATTCCCACGTTTTACAACTGGAACAACCGCCCACGCTGA
- a CDS encoding DUF3073 domain-containing protein: MGRGRAKAKQTKVARELKYHSPNTDLTALQRELAGSTRQSDRHFDDDNDELVDDDEDDADDDDQDSWSPPRRI; this comes from the coding sequence ATGGGGCGCGGCCGTGCTAAGGCCAAGCAGACGAAGGTGGCCCGGGAGTTGAAGTATCACTCCCCGAACACCGACCTCACCGCCTTGCAGCGCGAACTGGCCGGTAGTACACGCCAGTCCGACCGTCATTTCGACGACGACAACGACGAGTTGGTCGATGACGACGAGGATGACGCTGACGATGACGACCAGGATTCCTGGTCGCCTCCAAGGCGGATTTGA
- a CDS encoding Glu/Leu/Phe/Val dehydrogenase, which produces MGVFDTDGNDATGHEQVVFCQDRNSGLKAIIGIYSTALGPALGGTRFYPYESEEAALADVLKLSRGMAYKNALAGLDLGGGKAVIWGDPATTKTETLLRAYGRFVESLRGRYYTACDVGTYVPDMDVIARETRYVTGRSVEHGGAGDSSVLTAWGVFQGMRAAAEHTWGSPTLTGRTVGVAGLGKVGKYLVGHLIKDGATVLATDVNPAALEWARTNHPEVELVPDNQTLITSDLDVYAPCALGGALNDDSVPVLRAKVVTGAANNQLAHPGIGKLLDDHGILYTPDYVVNAGGVIQVADEIEGFNFDRAKLRATGIFETTRRILHLAGDEGVPPAVAADRLAERRMAEVGRLRAIYLN; this is translated from the coding sequence ATGGGTGTGTTCGACACCGACGGCAACGACGCCACGGGACACGAACAGGTCGTCTTCTGTCAGGACCGGAACTCGGGCCTGAAAGCGATCATCGGGATCTACTCCACCGCCCTCGGGCCCGCACTCGGCGGCACCCGGTTCTATCCGTACGAGAGTGAGGAAGCGGCCCTCGCCGACGTGCTGAAGCTGTCCCGCGGGATGGCGTACAAGAACGCATTGGCCGGACTGGACCTGGGTGGCGGCAAGGCGGTCATCTGGGGCGACCCGGCAACCACCAAGACCGAAACTCTCCTTCGTGCGTACGGACGTTTCGTCGAGTCCCTGCGGGGCCGCTATTACACCGCCTGTGACGTCGGCACGTACGTCCCGGACATGGACGTGATCGCCCGGGAGACCCGCTACGTCACCGGCCGCAGCGTCGAGCACGGCGGCGCCGGGGACTCGTCGGTCCTCACCGCCTGGGGCGTCTTCCAGGGCATGCGCGCGGCCGCCGAGCACACCTGGGGCAGCCCGACGCTGACCGGTCGCACGGTCGGCGTGGCCGGCCTCGGCAAGGTCGGCAAGTACCTGGTCGGCCACCTGATCAAGGACGGCGCCACGGTGCTCGCCACCGACGTCAACCCGGCCGCCCTGGAATGGGCCCGCACCAACCACCCCGAGGTCGAGCTGGTGCCGGACAACCAGACCCTGATCACCTCGGACCTCGACGTCTACGCCCCGTGCGCCCTGGGCGGCGCGCTGAACGACGACAGCGTCCCGGTGCTGCGCGCCAAGGTGGTCACCGGCGCGGCCAACAACCAGCTGGCCCACCCCGGCATCGGCAAGCTGCTCGACGATCACGGGATCCTCTACACGCCGGACTACGTGGTGAACGCCGGCGGCGTGATCCAGGTGGCCGACGAGATCGAGGGCTTCAACTTCGACCGCGCCAAGCTCCGGGCGACCGGCATCTTCGAGACCACCCGGCGGATCCTCCATCTGGCCGGCGACGAGGGCGTCCCGCCCGCGGTCGCGGCCGACCGGCTCGCCGAGCGCCGGATGGCGGAGGTCGGTCGCCTACGGGCGATTTACCTCAACTAG
- a CDS encoding BldC family transcriptional regulator, whose protein sequence is MASRTHDPEPLLTPAEVASMFRVDPKTVTRWAKAGKLSAIRTLGGHRRYRESEVRALLQGQIPTQRQGD, encoded by the coding sequence ATGGCATCGCGTACGCACGATCCTGAGCCGCTACTAACGCCGGCCGAGGTGGCGTCGATGTTCCGTGTCGACCCGAAGACCGTGACTCGGTGGGCGAAGGCGGGCAAGCTCAGCGCTATTCGCACGTTGGGTGGCCACCGTCGCTACCGGGAGTCGGAGGTTCGCGCCCTGCTGCAGGGACAGATTCCCACGCAGCGGCAGGGTGACTGA